The Thiobacillus sp. genome contains the following window.
TGGCCAGGTTGAGCCGCTCCCGCAAGCTGGCCATGAGGGTCAGGGCCAGGGTGAAACCGGCGCCGGCGCCCACGGCGAAGGCCAGGGACTGGAGGAAGCTGTATTCACGGGCTGTCTGGAACAGGGCCACCCCCAGCACGGCGCAGTTGGTGGTGATGAGGGGCAGGTAGATGCCCAGGGCCCGGAACAGGGCCGGGCTGTACTTTTTCAGCACCATCTCCACCAGCTGCACCGCCGCGGCGATGACCACGATGTAGGAAATTAGGCGCAGGAACTCCAGTTCGAAGGTGGTGACCAGGTAATTCAGCCCGTAGGCGCACAGGGAGGCCACCAGCATGACGAAGGTGGTGGCGGCGCCCATGGGCACGGCGGTGTTGAGCCGGGCGGACACCCCCAGGAAAGGACACAGGCCCAGGAACATGGCCAGCACGAAGTTGTTGGCCAGGACCGTGGCGACGAAGATCTGGCCCAGGGAGGCTTCGTTCATGATCGGGAATGGGTAATGGGGGATGGGGCATGGGAGGGGGCGGATGGTGCTTTCCCATCCCTCATCCCCCTTCCCCCATCCCGGGTCTTCAGCCAGTTGAACAGCAGCAGCCAGGCCCCCAGCACGAAGAAGCCGCCGGGGGGCAAAACCATCACCACCCAGGGCTGGAAGTCCGGCCCGAACAGGGAAAAGCCGAACAGCTTGCCGGCCCCCAGGATCTCCCGCACCGAGCCCAGGGCAAAGAGGCCGATGGAAAATCCCAGGCCCATGCCCAGGGCGTTGGTCACGGCCGTCACCGGCCCGTGCCTGGAGGCATGGGCTTCGGCCCGACCCAGGATGATGCAGTTCACCACGATGAGCTGGATGAAGGCCCCCAGGGCCTCGTACACCTCCAGGCTGATGGCGGCGATGAGGTAGTCCACCACCGTGACGAAGGTGGCGATGATGACGATGTAGGTGGCGATGCGTACTTCCTTGGGCACCAGCTTGCGGATCAGGGACACCAGCAGGGCCGAGCAGGTGAGCACGAAGGTGGTGGCCACGCCCATGGCAATGGCGTTCTGGGCGGATACCGTCACCGCCAGGGCCGGACACATGCCCAGCACCATGACGAACACGGGGTTCTGCTTCCAGATGCCCTCCATGAAGTTTTCCATGGGGGTGAGGTCTTGTTGGCCGGGAATCATGTTGGGATGCCTTCGGCAGTGAAGGGGGAAGGGTAAAGGGTGAAGGGTGAAACCCAGGCGGCGCTGCCGTTCTTACCCTTCTCCCTTCCCCCTTCCCCCTTCACTGCTTCCATATTCGGCACCAGCAGGGGCAACAGGCGCTGGGCGCTGTCGTTGATGCCCTTGCCAACGGCCTTGGAGGTCACCGTGGCGCCGGTGATGGCGTCGATCTGCCAGGGCTGGTTCTTGGCACCGTGCTTGACGGTCCTGACGGCGTTGGCCAGGGCCTTCATGTCCGCGGCGAGGCGCACGTCCAGGGCCTGGAAGTTCTTCAGGAAGGCCGCATCGGTGATGATCTTGTCGCCGATGCCCGGGGTCTCCCGGTGGGACACCACGCCGAAGCCGACGATGACCTGGCGCTGGGGGTCGTAGGCGTACAGCACCCGCACCATGTCGGCGTAGCCCATGGCGGCCCCCTCGGCGGCGATGCCTTTGAGCTGTCCTGCCTGATCGTAGGCGGCGTGGAACGCAATTCCC
Protein-coding sequences here:
- a CDS encoding RnfABCDGE type electron transport complex subunit A; this encodes MNEASLGQIFVATVLANNFVLAMFLGLCPFLGVSARLNTAVPMGAATTFVMLVASLCAYGLNYLVTTFELEFLRLISYIVVIAAAVQLVEMVLKKYSPALFRALGIYLPLITTNCAVLGVALFQTAREYSFLQSLAFAVGAGAGFTLALTLMASLRERLNLATVPNVVQGTALALMLAGLLSLAFMGFAGLGAGE
- a CDS encoding FMN-binding protein, with the translated sequence MIVTLGLVATLCGILIVSAYQGTLEAVAANKRIVLERAVFRVIPGATSMKSFHASSAGIVPASGYQPEGGIAFHAAYDQAGQLKGIAAEGAAMGYADMVRVLYAYDPQRQVIVGFGVVSHRETPGIGDKIITDAAFLKNFQALDVRLAADMKALANAVRTVKHGAKNQPWQIDAITGATVTSKAVGKGINDSAQRLLPLLVPNMEAVKGEGGREKGKNGSAAWVSPFTLYPSPFTAEGIPT
- a CDS encoding electron transport complex subunit E yields the protein MIPGQQDLTPMENFMEGIWKQNPVFVMVLGMCPALAVTVSAQNAIAMGVATTFVLTCSALLVSLIRKLVPKEVRIATYIVIIATFVTVVDYLIAAISLEVYEALGAFIQLIVVNCIILGRAEAHASRHGPVTAVTNALGMGLGFSIGLFALGSVREILGAGKLFGFSLFGPDFQPWVVMVLPPGGFFVLGAWLLLFNWLKTRDGGRGMRDGKAPSAPSHAPSPITHSRS